The Candidatus Methanoperedens sp. genome has a window encoding:
- the pscS gene encoding O-phospho-L-seryl-tRNA:Cys-tRNA synthase: MELNKYKNLTRGVSDTYVNVHPIQRGGVLTAEARKALLEFGDGYSVCDYCFEARVDLVEKPPVHDFTQDTAEFLNMDDVRFTAGCRHAKWAAMRMICEPGDTVVLDALAHYTSYLAAEANKLNIVEVPHNGYPRFEIDIEGYARKFDEVEQKTGKLPAMALLTHVDYRYGNLADAEKVGSICREYGVPYLLNTAYSSGIMPVDGKKLHVDFLCGSGHKSWAASAPIGILATTYEWSSKLFTKSICRGDWSGRGFTKKEIALFGCSPVFGAPVATLMASFPAVVERVKHWDEEVKKAQYFVNELEKIEGFHQMGAKPKQHTLMNFESLPLHEIADRDKRRGYFLYHELKKRKILGIHPGMSKNFKINTYGLKREQVEYVASAFKDIARENGIRVEE, from the coding sequence ATGGAACTTAACAAATACAAAAACCTCACCCGCGGCGTCTCGGACACCTACGTCAACGTACACCCGATCCAGCGCGGGGGCGTGCTGACGGCAGAAGCGCGCAAAGCGCTGCTTGAATTCGGCGACGGCTATTCGGTATGCGATTACTGCTTTGAGGCAAGGGTGGATCTGGTAGAGAAGCCGCCTGTCCATGATTTCACGCAGGACACGGCTGAATTCCTGAATATGGACGATGTCAGGTTCACAGCAGGATGCCGGCATGCCAAATGGGCTGCCATGCGCATGATATGCGAACCTGGCGACACAGTAGTGCTGGATGCCCTCGCTCATTATACGTCATATCTTGCAGCAGAGGCGAATAAACTGAATATCGTGGAAGTGCCGCATAACGGCTATCCCAGATTTGAGATAGATATCGAGGGCTATGCCAGGAAATTCGACGAAGTCGAGCAGAAGACGGGCAAACTGCCGGCGATGGCATTGCTCACTCACGTGGATTACAGATACGGCAATCTGGCAGATGCCGAGAAGGTGGGCAGTATATGCAGGGAATATGGAGTTCCATACCTGCTCAATACCGCTTATTCCTCGGGTATAATGCCGGTGGACGGCAAGAAGCTCCATGTGGACTTCCTGTGCGGCTCGGGGCACAAGAGCTGGGCTGCATCAGCCCCCATTGGAATATTAGCCACCACATACGAGTGGAGCAGCAAGCTATTCACCAAATCCATCTGTAGAGGCGACTGGAGCGGCAGGGGATTCACGAAAAAAGAAATTGCGCTGTTTGGATGCTCGCCTGTCTTCGGTGCGCCTGTAGCAACGCTTATGGCATCGTTCCCTGCTGTAGTTGAGAGGGTAAAGCACTGGGACGAGGAGGTCAAAAAGGCACAGTATTTCGTAAACGAGCTTGAGAAAATCGAGGGCTTCCACCAGATGGGGGCGAAGCCGAAACAGCACACGTTGATGAATTTTGAGAGCCTGCCCCTTCATGAGATTGCCGATAGAGATAAGCGCCGGGGATATTTCCTCTACCACGAATTGAAGAAGCGAAAGATACTTGGAATTCATCCCGGCATGAGCAAGAATTTCAAGATCAATACATACGGCTTGAAGCGGGAACAGGTAGAGTATGTAGCCAGTGCTTTCAAGGATATTGCAAGAGAAAACGGGATAAGAGTTGAGGAATAA
- a CDS encoding metal-dependent hydrolase codes for MDLLSHGLLPYLLGNFFKRRKEEITALILGGIAPDFDVFLLWINYLYPTPYLITHRGLTHSLFFGFFAGMIVLYLASRNRVKTIVRKYVDFEPVINFRTVMFAYAGVIIHLFLDYSTTRGVPFFYPFQASRYSAEVFFYTDIYLTILSLVIIIILYKKPLQTRNTTKFLVVFLLAFAVLGGLRIAEKNSAEQFFRGTNLEAYPTMNPFEWYVLGEDKDKIRIYEYNGLRQSSMYNETVLRMNIVSSGENLDAALDAAGGLPQVWMFKWRAYAVAINASSHDGVWYLDYYDPMQRAMIRGAPSAFFMRINAPIRVKVEAGVAVLLERNAG; via the coding sequence ATGGACCTTCTCTCTCATGGACTCCTTCCGTATCTGCTCGGAAATTTCTTTAAACGAAGGAAAGAAGAAATCACCGCCCTTATCCTCGGCGGCATAGCTCCCGATTTTGATGTCTTTCTCCTGTGGATTAACTATCTGTACCCCACTCCCTACCTCATCACGCATCGCGGCTTGACCCATTCCCTGTTTTTCGGGTTCTTTGCTGGCATGATAGTACTTTATCTCGCTTCACGCAACCGTGTGAAAACCATAGTCCGAAAGTACGTCGATTTCGAACCAGTTATAAATTTCCGCACAGTGATGTTCGCCTATGCAGGGGTGATCATCCATCTTTTTCTGGACTATTCCACAACCAGAGGTGTCCCGTTTTTTTATCCTTTCCAGGCTTCAAGATACTCAGCTGAAGTATTTTTCTACACGGACATATATCTCACCATATTAAGCCTGGTAATTATAATAATTTTATATAAAAAACCATTGCAGACGCGTAACACCACGAAATTCTTAGTTGTGTTCCTCTTAGCATTCGCAGTGCTTGGAGGTCTTCGAATTGCTGAAAAAAACAGCGCGGAGCAATTCTTTCGTGGAACGAACCTGGAAGCCTATCCCACCATGAATCCTTTTGAATGGTATGTTCTCGGAGAAGATAAGGATAAAATCAGGATATACGAATACAACGGACTTCGGCAAAGCTCGATGTACAATGAGACAGTTCTACGAATGAACATAGTTTCAAGCGGAGAAAATCTGGATGCGGCTCTCGATGCGGCAGGTGGGCTGCCACAGGTATGGATGTTCAAATGGAGAGCCTATGCTGTAGCCATCAATGCCTCATCACACGACGGGGTATGGTACCTTGATTACTATGACCCGATGCAGAGAGCGATGATACGGGGCGCCCCTTCCGCATTTTTCATGAGGATAAATGCCCCGATTAGAGTTAAAGTGGAGGCAGGAGTGGCGGTTTTATTGGAGAGAAACGCTGGTTGA
- a CDS encoding CBS domain-containing protein codes for MSLPTPDDIKKLRLELGLTQHELASRAGVSQPLIARIESGDVDSRLSTLHKIFNAFDAARKERVVVRNIMHSPVIHTSSGDSIEDAARIMEKHGFSQMPVIDNGVPVGSISTDQIVSSMTDHDIKKVSHLHVRDIMGDSFPTVSPTADANTVSRILEKNPAVLVLEAGKVVAVMTKHDIMKMLRG; via the coding sequence ATGTCCCTCCCAACGCCAGACGACATAAAGAAGCTCAGGCTTGAACTCGGTCTGACCCAGCATGAGCTCGCTTCACGCGCAGGCGTGAGCCAGCCCCTGATTGCGCGCATAGAATCGGGAGACGTTGATTCAAGGCTTTCCACCCTGCACAAGATATTCAATGCCTTTGATGCTGCCAGAAAAGAGAGGGTAGTGGTGAGGAATATAATGCACTCTCCTGTAATACATACAAGTTCAGGGGATTCGATAGAGGATGCTGCCAGGATTATGGAAAAACACGGCTTTTCCCAGATGCCTGTAATCGATAATGGCGTCCCTGTGGGCAGCATCTCTACAGATCAGATAGTTAGCTCAATGACAGACCATGATATAAAAAAGGTGTCCCACCTTCATGTGCGGGATATCATGGGCGACTCGTTTCCAACTGTCTCGCCCACAGCGGATGCAAACACGGTTTCAAGGATTCTTGAGAAAAATCCGGCAGTCCTGGTGCTCGAGGCAGGAAAGGTAGTTGCTGTGATGACAAAGCACGATATAATGAAGATGTTACGAGGATAG
- a CDS encoding DUF169 domain-containing protein, whose translation MEYAELSMKFRKFFELPSSPVAVRIITGSAQKTSMQPMRFCEMVRKSAVYGESFVFGVEELTCTSGELALGFTEPCYGEVYPRIKPANTKFVSVEPLEKADKKPDVVIVVGTPRKIMRISTVLAQLHEKQPLEVKFKGEFAVCGECTAIPFMEKKVNLSMLCNGARMFSGYRDDEIVMGFPLPDFIRLAESTEEKEITSALCGCIMDDIPANAVDAIEKIGFGKGTDQFFGRFGNEIVRLYTPKDKEGKITSLTLHIPVKFKDSETASKVNERVKEILQEPLLHGVRDNWVDIALPVDLGETLNRASMRGERFEALVRGGIDTILKEAEKVKRKFAS comes from the coding sequence ATGGAATATGCAGAATTATCGATGAAATTCAGGAAATTTTTCGAACTGCCGTCATCTCCTGTGGCGGTCAGGATCATAACCGGTTCAGCACAGAAAACCAGCATGCAGCCAATGAGGTTCTGCGAAATGGTGAGAAAAAGTGCGGTATACGGCGAGAGTTTCGTGTTTGGCGTTGAAGAACTAACATGCACAAGCGGGGAACTTGCGCTTGGATTCACAGAACCGTGTTACGGTGAGGTCTATCCCAGGATCAAGCCAGCGAACACAAAATTCGTGAGCGTTGAGCCCCTTGAAAAAGCTGATAAGAAGCCGGATGTCGTTATAGTCGTGGGTACTCCGCGCAAGATAATGCGCATCTCCACTGTCCTGGCGCAGTTGCATGAAAAGCAGCCGTTAGAGGTGAAATTCAAGGGAGAATTTGCAGTATGCGGCGAGTGTACTGCCATACCTTTCATGGAGAAAAAAGTGAACCTCTCCATGCTCTGCAACGGTGCAAGGATGTTCTCAGGATACCGGGACGATGAAATAGTGATGGGCTTTCCACTTCCGGATTTTATTCGCCTTGCAGAGAGTACGGAAGAGAAGGAAATTACAAGCGCGCTGTGCGGCTGCATCATGGATGATATTCCCGCAAATGCGGTAGATGCTATTGAAAAGATAGGTTTTGGTAAGGGTACAGACCAGTTTTTCGGTCGCTTCGGGAATGAGATTGTGCGGCTGTACACGCCAAAGGATAAAGAGGGTAAAATTACCTCTCTGACGCTGCATATCCCGGTTAAGTTCAAGGACAGCGAGACGGCATCCAAAGTTAATGAACGGGTAAAGGAGATACTCCAGGAACCCCTGCTTCACGGGGTAAGGGATAACTGGGTTGATATCGCGCTCCCCGTAGACCTCGGCGAGACGCTGAACAGGGCGAGTATGCGCGGTGAGAGGTTCGAGGCGCTTGTCAGGGGAGGGATAGATACGATATTGAAGGAAGCGGAAAAGGTTAAGAGAAAATTTGCAAGCTAA
- a CDS encoding MBL fold metallo-hydrolase codes for MFEYKGIRIAWLGHDGFRIESDKTIYIDPFRIGTTKKADVVFITHEHHDHCSPEDIGKIATRDTTIVTIPMAEPALEGLKVKEIKLVKPGDEVEIDNIKAIIFPAYNINKFRSPGKPFHPREDGKVSYLLKIGTVRIYHAGDTDFIPEMRDVEADIALLPVSGTYVMTAKEAAGASKNMKIKLAIPMHYGSIVGSEKDAEELRRLAGCEVVILKKEED; via the coding sequence ATGTTCGAGTACAAAGGGATTAGAATTGCGTGGTTAGGGCATGACGGATTCAGGATAGAGAGCGATAAAACAATATACATAGACCCATTCAGAATAGGCACCACGAAAAAGGCGGATGTTGTTTTCATTACACATGAGCACCACGACCACTGCAGTCCTGAGGATATTGGGAAAATAGCAACCCGAGATACCACGATAGTTACAATACCCATGGCAGAGCCTGCACTGGAAGGGTTAAAGGTAAAGGAAATAAAACTCGTAAAGCCCGGGGATGAGGTTGAGATTGACAACATCAAGGCGATAATCTTTCCTGCATACAACATAAACAAGTTCCGCTCTCCTGGAAAACCTTTCCATCCAAGGGAAGACGGTAAGGTCAGTTATCTTTTGAAGATAGGCACAGTTAGAATTTATCATGCGGGCGACACTGATTTCATACCCGAGATGCGGGACGTGGAGGCTGATATAGCCCTCCTGCCTGTGAGCGGCACCTATGTAATGACAGCAAAAGAAGCTGCCGGGGCTTCAAAAAATATGAAAATAAAACTTGCAATACCGATGCACTACGGAAGCATTGTCGGGAGCGAAAAAGACGCCGAGGAGCTCAGAAGGCTGGCTGGTTGCGAAGTGGTAATCCTTAAAAAAGAAGAGGATTGA
- a CDS encoding valine--tRNA ligase, with translation MEIPREYDYNAIEEKWLNAWQDSMYYFDRNSEKPRFIIDTPPPYPTGNFHIGNALNWCYIDFVARYKRMRGYNVMFPEGWDCHGLPTEVKVEEAHGITKSQVSREEFRRLCVELTTKNIERMRKSLRRLGFSIDWSNEYITMEPSYFVKTQRSFVQMYNSGMIYQQNHPVNWCPRCETAIAFAEVEYDSRSTILNYLNFDKLTIATTRPELLAACVAVAVNPDDERFREHVNTEVSVPVFGHKVKVIVDKSVDPSFGTGVVMICTFGDKQDVRWWVEHALPLRKAIDRTGKMTELAGKYAGQSTEECKKAIIEDMKKNGILYKQEELPQNVGLCWRCKTPIEILSEKQWFVKIISEEILDTANTITWVPDYMKVRLENWTGTMEWDWCISRQRIFATPIPAWYCGKCGKTRVAKEEWLPLDPTQKKPPEACECGSSEWKGEEDVLDTWMDSSISALHVAGWLSPGRAPLLPTQLRPQGYDIIRTWSFYTILRAKALLDTKPWDTILLNGMVLGEDGHKMSKSRNNFVVPEEVTKKHGADAFRQWAAIGGTTGSDIIFSWKDVVAGSRFLQKLWSIVRFSLPHISDKPAEFKPVDRWLLSKLNRLVKDATEKMDAYQFDETFKAIRGFAWDILADNYIELAKSRLYGEAEGKQAAQYTLFVTVETLSRLLAPFLPYFSEEVYSHIKKESVHLQAWPEVNESLIDEEAETTGELIKEITSAIRRYKSEHGMALNSPLANIEIYSSITDGSDIAGAANSRISLKTGKPDFELVAHEIIPNMKILGRTYRSKAKPIAEALRKADPKLADSGSIALSVDGENIILDSSCFTVEKEKLLKGKAVDVLEVGSVVVVIVK, from the coding sequence ATGGAAATTCCCAGGGAATACGATTACAACGCTATCGAGGAAAAATGGCTCAATGCATGGCAGGACTCCATGTATTATTTTGACCGGAACTCTGAAAAACCCAGGTTCATAATCGACACACCTCCGCCTTACCCGACCGGGAATTTCCATATAGGCAATGCCTTAAACTGGTGCTATATAGATTTCGTGGCGCGATATAAGAGGATGCGGGGCTACAACGTCATGTTCCCCGAAGGCTGGGACTGCCACGGCTTGCCAACAGAAGTGAAGGTTGAAGAGGCGCATGGCATTACAAAGAGCCAGGTATCTCGCGAAGAGTTCCGGCGCCTCTGCGTTGAACTCACCACAAAGAATATCGAGCGCATGAGAAAAAGCCTGCGTCGCCTTGGCTTCTCCATCGACTGGAGCAACGAGTACATAACCATGGAGCCTTCGTACTTCGTAAAAACACAGAGGTCTTTCGTGCAGATGTACAACAGCGGCATGATATACCAGCAGAACCATCCCGTGAACTGGTGCCCGAGATGCGAAACCGCTATAGCATTCGCCGAAGTCGAATACGATTCCCGAAGTACTATTCTGAATTACCTCAATTTTGATAAACTTACGATTGCAACCACGCGACCTGAACTTCTCGCGGCTTGTGTAGCGGTTGCAGTTAATCCTGATGATGAAAGGTTTCGCGAGCATGTGAATACCGAGGTAAGCGTGCCTGTCTTCGGTCATAAGGTCAAAGTAATTGTTGACAAAAGCGTCGATCCTTCCTTTGGTACGGGCGTGGTCATGATATGCACCTTTGGCGACAAGCAGGACGTGAGATGGTGGGTTGAACATGCCCTTCCGCTTCGCAAAGCCATAGACAGGACGGGTAAGATGACGGAACTTGCAGGAAAATATGCGGGGCAAAGCACAGAGGAGTGCAAGAAAGCCATAATCGAGGACATGAAAAAGAATGGGATTCTTTACAAGCAGGAGGAGCTGCCCCAGAACGTGGGGCTTTGCTGGCGCTGCAAGACGCCAATCGAGATTCTTTCCGAGAAACAGTGGTTTGTCAAGATCATCTCTGAAGAAATACTGGACACTGCAAATACCATCACATGGGTTCCTGATTATATGAAAGTGCGGCTTGAGAACTGGACCGGCACCATGGAATGGGACTGGTGCATTTCGAGGCAGAGGATTTTTGCCACGCCGATCCCTGCGTGGTACTGCGGTAAGTGCGGTAAAACCAGGGTTGCAAAAGAAGAATGGCTTCCGCTTGACCCGACACAAAAAAAGCCGCCTGAGGCGTGTGAATGCGGTTCCTCGGAGTGGAAGGGCGAAGAGGATGTGCTTGATACATGGATGGATTCATCCATCTCGGCGCTTCACGTTGCAGGCTGGCTCAGCCCAGGCAGGGCTCCGCTTCTGCCCACGCAGCTTCGGCCGCAGGGTTATGATATCATCCGCACATGGTCTTTTTATACGATTCTGAGGGCAAAAGCACTGCTTGATACAAAGCCCTGGGATACCATACTGCTCAACGGCATGGTGCTGGGCGAGGACGGTCACAAGATGAGCAAATCCCGAAACAACTTCGTTGTGCCTGAAGAGGTGACCAAAAAGCACGGCGCCGATGCCTTCAGGCAGTGGGCTGCCATAGGAGGCACCACGGGCTCGGACATCATTTTTTCGTGGAAGGATGTAGTCGCAGGCTCGCGCTTTTTGCAGAAACTCTGGAGCATTGTGCGTTTTTCCCTGCCGCATATATCGGATAAGCCTGCGGAATTCAAGCCTGTTGATAGATGGCTCCTGAGCAAGTTGAACAGGCTGGTGAAAGACGCAACGGAAAAGATGGATGCTTACCAGTTTGATGAGACCTTCAAGGCAATCCGCGGATTTGCATGGGATATTCTTGCGGATAACTACATAGAGCTTGCAAAATCAAGGTTATACGGCGAAGCCGAAGGAAAACAGGCTGCCCAGTATACGCTTTTTGTTACGGTTGAAACACTTTCACGGCTTCTTGCGCCGTTTTTGCCGTATTTCTCCGAGGAGGTATATTCCCACATAAAGAAGGAGAGCGTGCATCTTCAGGCATGGCCGGAGGTAAATGAATCGCTCATCGATGAAGAGGCCGAGACGACAGGCGAATTGATAAAAGAGATAACTTCTGCTATCAGGCGCTATAAATCAGAACACGGCATGGCATTAAATTCTCCACTTGCGAATATAGAGATATATTCCTCTATCACAGATGGTTCTGATATTGCAGGGGCGGCAAATTCAAGAATTTCACTTAAGACCGGAAAACCCGATTTTGAGCTTGTTGCTCATGAAATCATACCGAACATGAAGATTCTCGGCAGGACATACAGGAGCAAGGCAAAACCCATTGCAGAAGCCCTCAGGAAAGCGGACCCCAAACTTGCAGATTCAGGAAGCATAGCACTTTCTGTGGACGGGGAGAACATCATCCTTGACTCCTCATGTTTCACGGTGGAAAAGGAAAAGCTTTTAAAAGGAAAAGCTGTGGATGTCTTGGAAGTGGGAAGCGTGGTTGTCGTTATTGTAAAGTGA
- a CDS encoding phospholipase D-like domain-containing protein translates to METLDATGTVRGVFFSLGTTPATSDPKFDCASAVISLFNQAKKTVHVAIYSLTEPNIVNAMIAANKRGVKVAVVADNTESKNANMAAMIKKLIQAGVDVRLAVRQTALMHNKVGIFDSQTICTGSFNWTNNAEKNNDENLLVVDGLDLAADYEKYVFQRILQNETLVKAK, encoded by the coding sequence ATGGAAACTTTAGACGCAACAGGGACTGTACGCGGTGTGTTTTTCAGCCTGGGAACCACACCGGCAACCAGCGATCCCAAATTTGACTGCGCTTCTGCGGTCATCAGTCTTTTCAATCAGGCGAAGAAAACAGTACATGTTGCCATATATTCTTTGACAGAACCAAATATTGTTAATGCGATGATAGCTGCAAATAAGCGGGGCGTCAAAGTAGCTGTTGTGGCAGATAACACTGAGAGTAAAAATGCGAACATGGCGGCGATGATAAAGAAACTTATTCAGGCAGGTGTTGATGTCCGCCTCGCCGTTCGACAGACAGCCCTTATGCATAATAAAGTAGGCATCTTCGATAGCCAGACAATCTGCACTGGCAGCTTCAACTGGACGAACAATGCAGAGAAGAACAACGATGAGAACCTGTTGGTTGTAGATGGTCTGGATTTGGCGGCTGATTATGAGAAATACGTATTCCAGCGGATATTGCAAAATGAAACGCTTGTAAAAGCTAAATAA
- a CDS encoding metallophosphoesterase: MKIITLADTHIKSGSLIAQLPRDLIGLIKDADMVIHAGDFVTKAAYDELSEICRLTAVHGNMDEAELKRLLPQRKVIEIEGIRLGIVHEAALSLQDTTGAWYMAKEMGVNVLVFGHIHMPVIESQGVLLVCPGSPTAPRLSEPSAVLLSVEDGKLSGKIITLEGTRCGALESARQFGKP; encoded by the coding sequence ATGAAGATAATCACGCTTGCGGATACGCATATAAAATCTGGCTCGCTCATTGCCCAGCTGCCCCGTGACCTTATCGGGTTAATAAAAGATGCCGACATGGTTATACATGCAGGCGATTTTGTCACAAAAGCAGCATACGATGAACTTTCAGAAATTTGCAGACTTACCGCAGTTCATGGAAACATGGACGAAGCAGAATTAAAGAGACTGCTTCCGCAGCGGAAGGTTATCGAAATCGAGGGCATAAGGCTCGGAATAGTCCATGAGGCAGCGCTCTCGCTTCAGGACACCACTGGCGCATGGTACATGGCAAAAGAGATGGGCGTGAATGTGCTGGTTTTTGGTCATATTCACATGCCTGTTATTGAAAGCCAGGGTGTGCTTCTCGTTTGCCCTGGAAGTCCCACAGCCCCGAGATTATCCGAACCGAGCGCAGTTTTGCTCAGTGTTGAAGATGGGAAACTCTCAGGAAAAATCATCACCCTTGAGGGAACGAGGTGCGGGGCGCTTGAGAGCGCAAGGCAATTTGGTAAACCCTAA
- a CDS encoding isopropylmalate synthase, with translation MKIYRSYEDLPRIKLPLGQEIFISDSTIRDGSQMPGIVMKKKHKLEIYEYLHKIGIEKLETFVYNERDREAVKGMLDIGYEFPEVTGWARANPRDIDFVLNMDGMKETGILMSVSDSHILDKMGLSSREEAWKKYTDALQYAVDHGLRTRAHIEDMTRADNEGFVFPLVEKLLDIDPDCIIRLCDTVGYGVPFPEVDEPYGIPRMVCRLREIGAKNIETHVHDDFGLSVACSLAGYWYGANWSSLTFLGLGERAGNAELEKVVLFLIQRVEGFQKYDLKSVTEFARFMENEIGIRVPRNKSVVGKNIFAHESGIHTAGIIKNPFTYEPYPPELVGGKRELMIGDSSGLEVIRYKVEETLNELMHVATKVEKNDPRVRAIQAEIQKLYDQEQRVSAISDDELKKYVEKYFMLESIIEKHSTNDVHMKK, from the coding sequence ATGAAGATATACAGGTCATACGAGGATTTACCCAGAATCAAGCTGCCGCTGGGACAGGAGATTTTCATAAGTGACAGCACCATCCGGGACGGCTCGCAGATGCCCGGGATAGTGATGAAAAAAAAGCACAAGCTTGAGATTTACGAGTATCTTCATAAAATCGGCATTGAAAAGCTTGAAACTTTTGTCTACAATGAACGCGACAGGGAAGCAGTAAAGGGAATGCTTGACATTGGCTACGAATTTCCAGAAGTTACAGGATGGGCTCGTGCAAATCCCAGGGACATTGATTTTGTTCTCAATATGGATGGGATGAAGGAAACAGGCATACTGATGTCGGTTTCGGATTCTCATATCCTCGATAAAATGGGGCTTTCAAGCCGGGAGGAGGCATGGAAGAAATATACAGATGCTCTGCAGTATGCAGTTGATCACGGGCTTCGTACCAGGGCGCATATTGAAGACATGACCCGTGCTGACAATGAAGGTTTTGTGTTCCCGCTTGTTGAGAAATTGCTTGATATCGACCCAGATTGCATAATCCGTTTATGCGATACAGTTGGCTATGGCGTCCCTTTCCCTGAGGTGGATGAGCCGTACGGCATCCCTCGTATGGTTTGCCGGCTTCGTGAGATAGGAGCAAAAAATATCGAGACACATGTCCATGATGATTTCGGATTATCCGTAGCGTGCTCCCTTGCGGGATACTGGTACGGCGCTAACTGGTCAAGCCTGACGTTTCTTGGGTTGGGAGAGCGGGCGGGGAATGCAGAGCTTGAGAAGGTTGTCCTGTTCCTAATTCAGAGGGTGGAAGGATTCCAGAAGTACGATTTGAAATCTGTTACGGAATTTGCGCGATTCATGGAAAATGAGATCGGAATAAGGGTTCCGCGCAATAAGTCGGTTGTGGGTAAAAACATTTTTGCACACGAAAGCGGCATCCATACAGCAGGTATCATAAAGAATCCTTTTACCTATGAGCCTTACCCGCCTGAACTTGTGGGAGGGAAGAGGGAGCTGATGATAGGCGATTCCTCAGGGCTTGAGGTAATACGCTATAAAGTTGAGGAAACGCTTAACGAATTGATGCATGTCGCAACAAAGGTTGAGAAAAACGACCCGCGCGTGCGGGCTATCCAGGCTGAGATCCAGAAATTGTACGACCAGGAGCAGCGCGTTTCTGCCATCTCTGATGATGAGTTAAAGAAATATGTCGAGAAATATTTCATGCTTGAGTCGATAATCGAGAAGCACAGTACCAATGATGTGCACATGAAAAAATAA